The following are from one region of the Cloacibacillus sp. An23 genome:
- the tgt gene encoding tRNA guanosine(34) transglycosylase Tgt, translated as MFEYKIVARCPETGARAGEFTTPHGVIETPVFMPVGTQATVKAMTPDELEGLGAQIILGNTYHLHMRPGEDTVEEAGGLHRFMNWKRPILTDSGGFQVFSLAKLNKITDEGVEFRSHIDGSRHFMRPEDSMTIQQKLGSDIAMSFDECVSLPTTPEYSREALGRTIRWARRCREFHSRRDQALFGIVQGALYEDQRIECIERLEEIGGFPGYGIGGLSVGESHAEMYRVLDALNPHMPQDKPRYLMGVGFPTNLVEGVARGIDMFDCVLPTRNGRNGQLLTRFGKMNIKNLAFARDFTPVDPQCGCYVCRNFTRAYLRHLYMAGEILAARLCSWHNLYFLVNLMKEARRAIIEGRFPAFRRGFMENFMGGAYLDGRQ; from the coding sequence ATGTTTGAGTATAAAATAGTGGCGCGCTGCCCCGAGACAGGAGCGCGCGCCGGCGAGTTCACGACGCCGCACGGCGTGATAGAAACGCCGGTGTTCATGCCGGTCGGCACGCAGGCGACAGTAAAGGCGATGACGCCCGACGAGCTCGAAGGGCTCGGCGCTCAGATAATATTGGGCAACACATACCACCTGCACATGCGCCCCGGCGAGGACACGGTCGAAGAGGCCGGCGGGCTGCACCGCTTCATGAACTGGAAACGCCCGATACTGACCGACAGCGGCGGCTTCCAGGTGTTCTCGCTCGCGAAGCTCAACAAGATAACCGACGAAGGCGTGGAATTCCGCTCGCACATAGACGGAAGCCGCCATTTCATGCGCCCAGAGGACTCGATGACGATACAGCAGAAGCTCGGAAGCGACATAGCAATGTCCTTCGACGAGTGCGTCTCTTTGCCGACCACTCCCGAATACTCGCGCGAGGCGCTGGGCCGCACGATACGCTGGGCGCGCCGCTGCCGCGAATTCCACAGCCGCCGCGATCAGGCGCTATTCGGCATCGTGCAGGGCGCGCTCTACGAAGATCAGCGCATCGAATGTATAGAACGGCTTGAAGAGATAGGCGGCTTTCCGGGCTACGGCATAGGCGGCCTGTCGGTAGGAGAAAGCCACGCCGAGATGTACCGCGTGCTCGACGCTCTGAACCCGCACATGCCGCAGGACAAGCCGCGCTACCTCATGGGCGTCGGCTTCCCGACCAACTTGGTCGAGGGCGTCGCGCGCGGTATAGACATGTTCGACTGTGTGCTGCCGACGCGCAACGGGCGCAACGGACAGCTCCTGACGCGCTTCGGCAAAATGAACATAAAGAACCTCGCCTTCGCGCGAGACTTCACGCCGGTAGACCCTCAGTGCGGCTGCTACGTCTGCCGCAATTTCACGCGCGCCTACCTGCGTCACCTCTACATGGCGGGCGAGATACTCGCCGCGCGTCTCTGCAGCTGGCACAACCTCTACTTCCTCGTAAACCTCATGAAAGAGGCGCGCCGCGCGATAATCGAAGGCCGCTTCCCGGCCTTCCGCCGCGGATTCATGGAAAACTTCATGGGAGGCGCGTATCTTGACGGACGCCAGTAA
- a CDS encoding aldo/keto reductase has product MAYLGENIKKLGFGLMRLPKNGETIDVEQVKTMVDKFLAAGFTYFDTAWAYPGSEEAIRAALVERYPRESYQLATKNAAWIECKTREDAIAQFNLSLERTGAGYFDFYLLHNLGEQRTKVFDDFDMWSFVQEKKAEGLIKHIGFSFHSKPEELDEILNAHPEVEFVQLQINYADWENPAIQSRGCYEVARRHGKPVVIMEPVKGGMLATPPENVRKVFEEANPKASAASWAVRFAASLEGVITVLSGMSSVGQMEDNLSYMKDFKPLDEKEQAVIEKAREELGKYPIIPCTTCNYCAKVCPNDIGISGTFTAMNCYILYGNLDSAKTQEEWLVAGHGKKPASECVRCGRCEQACPQHIKIRAELERAAKTFSEAQTGPSIFHNLNND; this is encoded by the coding sequence ATGGCATATTTGGGCGAAAACATCAAAAAACTCGGCTTCGGCCTCATGCGCCTGCCGAAAAACGGAGAAACGATAGACGTCGAACAGGTCAAGACGATGGTCGACAAATTCCTGGCGGCGGGCTTCACCTACTTCGACACGGCATGGGCCTACCCCGGCAGCGAAGAGGCGATACGCGCCGCGCTCGTCGAGCGCTACCCGCGCGAAAGCTACCAGCTCGCGACGAAAAACGCCGCTTGGATAGAATGCAAGACGCGCGAAGACGCGATCGCGCAGTTCAATCTGTCGCTCGAGCGCACGGGCGCGGGATATTTCGACTTCTACCTGCTCCACAACCTCGGCGAGCAGCGCACGAAAGTATTCGACGACTTCGACATGTGGAGCTTCGTGCAGGAAAAGAAGGCCGAGGGGCTGATAAAGCACATCGGATTCTCGTTCCACTCGAAGCCCGAAGAACTCGACGAGATACTGAACGCGCATCCGGAAGTGGAATTCGTACAGCTCCAGATAAACTACGCGGACTGGGAGAACCCCGCGATACAGTCGCGCGGCTGCTACGAAGTCGCGCGCCGTCACGGCAAGCCGGTCGTGATCATGGAGCCTGTCAAGGGCGGGATGCTCGCCACGCCGCCGGAAAATGTCCGCAAAGTATTCGAAGAGGCGAATCCGAAAGCATCCGCCGCCTCGTGGGCGGTGCGTTTCGCCGCGAGCCTCGAGGGCGTCATAACCGTGCTCTCAGGAATGAGCAGCGTCGGGCAGATGGAAGACAACCTCTCTTACATGAAGGATTTCAAACCGCTCGACGAGAAGGAACAGGCCGTGATAGAGAAGGCTCGCGAAGAGCTGGGGAAATATCCGATAATCCCCTGCACGACCTGCAACTACTGCGCGAAGGTGTGCCCGAACGACATCGGCATATCGGGGACGTTCACGGCTATGAACTGCTACATCCTCTACGGCAACCTCGACTCCGCGAAAACGCAGGAAGAATGGCTCGTAGCGGGACACGGCAAGAAACCGGCTTCGGAGTGCGTCAGATGCGGGCGCTGCGAACAGGCCTGCCCGCAGCATATAAAGATACGCGCGGAGCTGGAACGCGCGGCGAAAACTTTCTCCGAGGCGCAGACAGGCCCTTCTATTTTTCACAACCTTAACAACGACTGA
- a CDS encoding L-threonylcarbamoyladenylate synthase yields MGFEPESRLVDERVESRINTLTLEQLEVVRRGAEIIKSGGLVAFPTETVYGLGANALDAEAVRRIYETKGRPSDNPLILHVSSIEMTEDLVEINWRARMLMERFWPGPLSIVLPAKEIIPPRTRGGLPTAAVRMPDGAVALALIKFSGLPIAAPSANISGRPSPTDAETVRRDVGGKIPLVIDGGETRFGVESTVIDMTGEHAVLLRPGGLAKEALEAELGEEVLLPQDQKIIKRSPGTRYRHYAPEIPLILAAPGEIPQDAQNWAWMGIAEPNGAPAKKVKFRDAEEYARELFRAMRALEKSGVSVIYAELPGERGIGLALKDRLIRAAGK; encoded by the coding sequence ATGGGATTTGAACCAGAATCGCGGCTCGTAGACGAGCGCGTCGAATCGAGAATAAATACGCTGACGCTGGAGCAGCTTGAAGTAGTCCGGCGCGGCGCGGAAATAATAAAAAGCGGCGGCCTCGTCGCCTTCCCGACCGAAACCGTCTACGGCCTAGGCGCGAACGCGCTCGATGCGGAGGCCGTGCGCCGTATATACGAAACGAAGGGCCGCCCCTCCGATAACCCGCTCATCCTGCACGTATCGTCGATAGAAATGACGGAAGACCTCGTCGAAATCAACTGGCGCGCGCGTATGCTCATGGAAAGATTCTGGCCCGGGCCGCTCTCCATAGTGCTTCCGGCGAAAGAGATAATCCCGCCGCGGACGCGCGGCGGGCTGCCGACCGCGGCGGTGCGTATGCCAGACGGGGCCGTGGCGCTCGCGCTCATAAAATTCTCCGGCCTGCCGATAGCCGCGCCGAGCGCGAACATCAGCGGACGGCCGAGCCCGACCGACGCTGAGACTGTGCGCCGCGACGTCGGCGGCAAAATCCCGCTCGTCATAGACGGCGGCGAAACGCGTTTCGGCGTCGAATCGACGGTGATAGACATGACCGGAGAACACGCCGTCCTCCTGCGTCCCGGCGGCCTTGCGAAAGAGGCGCTCGAAGCGGAGCTCGGCGAAGAGGTCCTCCTGCCGCAGGACCAGAAAATAATAAAGCGCTCGCCCGGCACGCGCTACCGCCACTACGCGCCGGAAATCCCGCTGATACTCGCCGCGCCCGGCGAAATCCCGCAGGACGCGCAAAACTGGGCGTGGATGGGAATAGCCGAACCGAACGGCGCGCCCGCGAAAAAAGTGAAATTCCGCGACGCAGAAGAATACGCGCGCGAGCTCTTCCGCGCCATGCGCGCGCTCGAAAAAAGCGGCGTCTCCGTGATCTACGCGGAACTTCCAGGAGAACGGGGCATCGGCCTCGCGCTGAAAGACCGCCTTATACGGGCCGCCGGAAAATAG
- a CDS encoding LysR family transcriptional regulator, with product MKDRRLQVFLTAADAGSFAKAAEKLLLTPASVMNQINALEAEVGARLFERTSRGVSLTEAGESFAGDARRIAEELEEAAARAREAADGGPPCVRVGTSLLNPAGVLVDLVGRSRGAARGVQIQIVPFEDDGASILSTIASLGRGIDIIVGSCGSRLWESMCGVRILGEYNVCCAVPADHRLAGAKSLRPADLRGERLMMGKRGDAGVLDSLRDMLEKDYPEIEIVDTPYFYDADIFNKSERAGCVLLTLDAWAGVHPSLVTLPVEWDYRVPYGLIFSKTPARAVRIFLESLGL from the coding sequence ATGAAAGACAGGCGTCTGCAAGTTTTTTTGACGGCGGCCGATGCCGGGAGTTTCGCCAAGGCGGCGGAGAAGCTCCTGCTTACGCCGGCCTCAGTGATGAATCAGATAAACGCGCTCGAAGCGGAGGTCGGCGCGCGGCTTTTTGAACGCACGAGCCGCGGCGTCTCTCTCACCGAGGCTGGGGAATCTTTCGCGGGAGATGCGAGGCGCATCGCGGAGGAGCTCGAAGAGGCGGCCGCGCGGGCGCGCGAGGCGGCTGACGGCGGGCCGCCGTGCGTCCGCGTCGGCACGTCGCTGCTGAATCCCGCGGGGGTGCTCGTCGACCTCGTCGGGCGTTCGCGCGGCGCGGCGCGCGGCGTGCAGATACAGATAGTGCCCTTCGAAGACGACGGCGCTTCGATATTGTCCACCATAGCGTCGCTCGGGCGCGGCATCGACATCATCGTCGGCTCGTGCGGCTCGCGTTTGTGGGAAAGTATGTGCGGCGTCAGGATACTCGGCGAGTATAACGTCTGCTGCGCGGTGCCGGCCGACCACAGGCTCGCGGGCGCGAAGTCGCTGCGCCCCGCGGACCTTCGCGGCGAGCGGCTCATGATGGGAAAGCGCGGCGATGCCGGCGTGCTCGACTCGCTTCGCGACATGCTCGAAAAAGATTATCCGGAAATCGAGATAGTGGACACGCCGTATTTTTACGACGCCGACATTTTTAATAAAAGCGAACGCGCCGGCTGCGTCCTTCTGACGCTCGACGCGTGGGCCGGCGTGCATCCGTCGCTAGTGACTCTGCCGGTCGAATGGGATTACCGTGTGCCCTACGGCCTGATTTTTTCAAAAACGCCGGCGCGCGCTGTGCGTATTTTTCTCGAAAGCCTCGGCCTGTAG
- a CDS encoding TatD family hydrolase translates to MFLTDSHCHLNKEYFPDGLAGAFERADAAGVRRMIFASSDVATSREAAETARVHTEAPEIYALAGVHPHEAANVSPSYLDEIREIARAPRVVAVGEIGLDYFYDISPRDVQRRVLHEQLELAKELRLPVVIHVRDAKDRNEGDANGELISILREHDAGKIGGVIHCFSGRTEDAVAALELGFNISFAGPVTYPKNTALREAALSVPLDRILCETDSPYLAPQGFRGKTNEPCHVREVYEYVSMLKGVSMEEFTSAVNENVERLFGLEARNV, encoded by the coding sequence ATGTTTTTGACGGACAGCCATTGTCACCTGAATAAAGAATATTTTCCGGACGGCCTCGCCGGAGCGTTCGAGCGCGCCGATGCGGCTGGCGTGCGGCGCATGATATTCGCCTCGTCCGATGTTGCGACGAGCCGCGAGGCCGCGGAAACGGCGCGCGTTCATACCGAAGCGCCTGAAATTTACGCGCTCGCTGGCGTGCATCCGCACGAGGCCGCGAATGTATCGCCGTCGTATCTCGACGAGATCCGCGAAATCGCGCGCGCGCCGCGCGTCGTCGCCGTGGGGGAGATAGGGCTTGACTACTTTTACGACATTTCGCCGCGCGACGTACAGCGCCGCGTCCTGCACGAACAGCTCGAGCTCGCGAAAGAACTGCGCCTGCCCGTCGTCATCCACGTCCGCGACGCGAAGGATAGAAACGAGGGAGACGCGAACGGCGAGCTGATTTCGATACTGCGCGAGCACGACGCCGGGAAAATAGGCGGAGTGATACACTGCTTCTCCGGCAGGACGGAGGACGCCGTGGCGGCGCTCGAGCTCGGATTTAATATCTCCTTCGCTGGGCCCGTGACATATCCGAAAAACACGGCGCTGCGCGAAGCCGCGCTGTCCGTGCCCCTCGACAGGATACTCTGCGAGACGGACTCGCCTTATCTTGCGCCGCAGGGATTCCGCGGAAAAACGAACGAACCCTGCCACGTGCGCGAAGTCTACGAATACGTGTCGATGCTGAAGGGCGTTTCTATGGAAGAATTTACCTCGGCGGTCAACGAAAACGTCGAAAGGCTGTTCGGTTTGGAGGCTCGCAATGTTTGA